From a region of the uncultured Methanobrevibacter sp. genome:
- the hacA gene encoding homoaconitase large subunit has protein sequence MPTMSEKILARASGKDSVEAGDIIIANIDIAMTHDLTGPLSVQSFEKIGADKVWDSSKIVIPFDHQVPADSIDSANNHIMMREFVKKHNIEHFYDVNAGVCHQILPEKGHVVPGDVIVGADSHTCTHGALGAFATGIGSTDMAMVFAEGNLWFKVPETNRFNVTGDLKDNVYAKDVILHIIGEMGADGSTYKACEFAGETISQMSVSDRMVLCNMAIEMGGKTGLVEPDKKTIEYVEKRSNKPYKVFKTDLNSPSLNIIDIDVSDLEPQIACPHNVDNVKPVSEVDTEIDQVFLGSCTNGRLSDLRDAARVLKGKKIANGTRMLVIPASKEVYTKALDEGLLKIFVEAGALVSAPCCGPCLGGHTGIIGPGEVSLSTSNRNFKGRQGSPEGEVYLSSAAVAAASAIEGRIVAPE, from the coding sequence ATGCCAACAATGTCTGAAAAAATATTAGCTCGAGCTTCAGGTAAAGACAGTGTAGAAGCTGGAGACATAATTATAGCAAATATAGATATCGCAATGACTCATGATTTAACCGGACCTCTTTCAGTTCAATCATTTGAAAAGATTGGAGCGGATAAGGTATGGGATTCATCAAAGATTGTCATCCCATTCGACCATCAGGTCCCTGCCGATTCAATCGATTCCGCAAATAACCATATAATGATGAGAGAATTTGTCAAAAAACACAATATCGAACATTTTTATGATGTTAATGCAGGTGTTTGCCATCAGATTCTGCCTGAAAAAGGTCATGTGGTACCTGGAGATGTAATTGTAGGTGCAGATTCACATACCTGTACCCATGGTGCATTAGGTGCATTTGCAACAGGTATCGGATCAACCGACATGGCTATGGTATTTGCTGAAGGAAATCTCTGGTTCAAAGTGCCTGAAACCAACCGATTTAATGTTACTGGTGACTTAAAGGATAATGTTTATGCAAAAGATGTCATTTTACATATCATTGGTGAAATGGGTGCTGACGGCTCAACCTATAAGGCATGTGAGTTTGCCGGTGAAACCATATCTCAGATGAGTGTTTCAGACAGAATGGTATTGTGCAATATGGCAATTGAAATGGGTGGGAAAACCGGTTTGGTGGAACCTGACAAAAAAACTATAGAGTATGTCGAAAAACGTTCCAATAAACCGTATAAAGTGTTTAAAACCGACTTGAACTCACCTTCCCTTAATATTATTGATATTGACGTTAGCGATCTTGAACCGCAGATAGCATGTCCACACAATGTTGACAATGTAAAGCCGGTCAGTGAAGTGGACACAGAAATTGACCAGGTATTTTTAGGTTCATGCACTAACGGAAGATTAAGCGATTTACGTGATGCTGCAAGAGTATTAAAAGGTAAAAAAATAGCTAACGGTACAAGAATGTTAGTTATCCCAGCATCAAAAGAAGTTTATACAAAAGCATTGGACGAAGGATTACTTAAGATATTCGTTGAAGCCGGAGCGCTTGTATCCGCTCCTTGCTGCGGTCCTTGCCTTGGAGGACATACCGGAATAATCGGACCTGGAGAAGTGAGCCTTTCAACATCAAACAGAAACTTTAAAGGAAGACAAGGTTCACCTGAGGGTGAAGTTTACCTATCTTCAGCTGCTGTTGCTGCCGCTTCAGCAATTGAAGGAAGAATAGTGGCGCCGGAGTGA
- a CDS encoding ribonuclease domain-containing protein — protein MNKKLVFVFALILVIFSISAVSAGFFDFLKFGDDSGNAKVVENGEYCTVDEVAAYIKEFHKLPSNYITKNEARDLGWHGGPLKKYAPGKSIGGDTFTNRQHVLPDSDSKYIECDINANGTSRGAERIVYNTGDYKVYYTDDHYNTFTEV, from the coding sequence ATGAATAAAAAGTTAGTCTTTGTTTTCGCATTGATTCTTGTTATTTTCAGCATTTCTGCTGTAAGTGCGGGATTTTTTGACTTTTTGAAGTTTGGAGATGACTCAGGCAATGCAAAAGTAGTTGAAAACGGTGAATACTGTACAGTTGATGAGGTTGCTGCATATATCAAGGAGTTTCATAAACTTCCAAGTAATTATATAACTAAAAACGAAGCCAGGGACCTCGGATGGCATGGAGGACCGCTTAAAAAATATGCTCCCGGAAAAAGTATAGGCGGAGACACATTTACAAACAGACAGCATGTCCTGCCCGACAGTGATTCCAAATACATAGAATGTGACATCAATGCAAACGGAACCAGCCGTGGAGCTGAAAGGATAGTTTACAATACCGGTGATTATAAGGTTTACTACACCGATGACCACTACAACACATTTACCGAGGTATAA
- a CDS encoding barstar family protein, which translates to MIKKEGHDYLMEALDFPDYYGKNLDALYDCLCEIECEIELINSDEVDKEIIETFCDASDENDFLKFKII; encoded by the coding sequence ATGATAAAAAAGGAAGGTCATGACTATCTGATGGAAGCATTGGATTTTCCGGATTACTATGGTAAAAATTTGGATGCATTATATGACTGTTTGTGTGAAATCGAATGTGAAATTGAACTGATTAATTCAGATGAAGTGGACAAGGAGATTATTGAAACATTCTGTGATGCATCGGATGAAAACGATTTTTTAAAGTTTAAAATAATATAA
- a CDS encoding nucleotide sugar dehydrogenase → MKICIMGQGYIGLPTAALFTRSHCEVVGVDINEKIIENLNKGIIHIEEPGITDIIKNAIKLKVYKASLTPEKADAFIITVPTPYISENYSCDLSYVITACETIIPYLEKGNTVIIESTIAPMSTDETIKPIFEKAGFTIGKDLYLAHCPERVLPGKIIHELVHNDRIIGGVTPECAVKASEVYGQFVEGNLMLTEAKTAELSKCMENTFRDVNIALANELAKICAEIGVNALDVIKLANKHPRVNLHSPGPGVGGHCLAIDPYFIYAKAPETAKIIKLARDTNNSMPDFVCENVKKIIPKGKIAVFGVSYKGNTGDDRESPAYEIIAKLSTNYEIAIHDPHIENPDFVSFAEAVENADLILILCDHNEFKHLDYNFISKNMANPVIFDTKNIIKKVPNKIKLFNYGNLYELN, encoded by the coding sequence ATGAAAATATGTATCATGGGACAAGGTTATATCGGACTTCCAACAGCCGCACTATTTACAAGAAGCCACTGTGAAGTTGTTGGAGTTGACATTAACGAAAAGATAATAGAAAATCTGAACAAGGGAATTATACACATTGAAGAGCCAGGAATAACCGACATCATTAAAAACGCAATAAAACTTAAAGTATACAAAGCTTCCCTCACTCCCGAAAAAGCGGATGCATTCATAATTACAGTACCTACCCCATACATTTCAGAAAACTACAGTTGCGATTTGAGCTATGTCATTACAGCATGTGAAACAATAATACCTTATCTTGAAAAGGGAAATACGGTCATTATCGAGTCAACAATAGCTCCGATGTCAACTGATGAAACCATCAAACCTATTTTTGAAAAGGCAGGATTTACAATTGGAAAAGACCTTTATCTTGCACACTGCCCTGAAAGGGTGCTTCCAGGAAAAATCATTCATGAACTGGTTCACAACGACCGTATTATAGGTGGAGTTACACCTGAATGTGCAGTTAAGGCAAGTGAAGTATATGGACAGTTTGTTGAAGGAAACCTGATGTTGACCGAAGCAAAAACAGCCGAACTGTCAAAATGTATGGAAAATACATTCAGAGACGTTAACATTGCACTTGCAAACGAACTTGCAAAAATTTGTGCCGAAATTGGTGTAAATGCATTGGACGTTATAAAATTGGCAAACAAGCATCCGAGAGTAAACCTTCACTCACCGGGACCTGGTGTCGGGGGACACTGCCTTGCAATAGACCCATACTTTATCTATGCAAAAGCGCCCGAAACCGCAAAGATTATAAAACTTGCCCGTGACACAAACAATTCAATGCCTGATTTTGTATGTGAAAATGTCAAAAAAATCATTCCAAAGGGTAAAATTGCAGTATTTGGAGTTTCATACAAGGGAAATACCGGTGATGACAGGGAAAGTCCGGCATATGAGATAATTGCAAAGTTAAGTACAAACTATGAAATCGCAATTCACGACCCTCACATTGAAAATCCAGATTTCGTAAGTTTTGCTGAGGCGGTTGAAAATGCAGACTTGATTTTAATATTATGTGACCATAATGAGTTCAAGCATTTAGATTACAACTTCATATCTAAAAATATGGCAAATCCGGTAATATTCGATACTAAAAATATAATAAAAAAAGTTCCGAATAAAATTAAATTATTTAATTACGGAAACTTATACGAATTAAATTAA
- a CDS encoding DUF2264 domain-containing protein codes for MSNSFFTRFKKEEKPPVIEEQAPVWNDRIFWVSTLQKIAFPVLNHLARGSLRKNMPFESKSTDGQKFVYLEAFARVFNGIAPWLELGADTSEEGQVREKYIKLTLKAISNAVNPNSNDYIFVVEPKQSLVDVALFAQGLLRAKNQIWLNLPMDIQARIIRELKNTRIIAPYENHWLLYTSMIEAALLEFTGECDKERLTYAISKFRDELYIGDGIYSDGEDFEAGYFNSLVIHPMLNDILKVMRKYSLRDGEFLDVQLMRSSRLSSQLERMISPEGTYPLIGPSLSYRCGVFHLLSQAALLKILPRNISQSQVRGALTKVIQKQFTGNQNFNSEGWLICGLNGSQIDICENEINTGSLYACCAVLLPLGLPSNDKFWTEPFEEWSSLKAWNGHQIQPDQSINF; via the coding sequence ATGAGCAACTCATTTTTTACTAGATTCAAAAAAGAAGAAAAGCCTCCAGTAATCGAGGAACAGGCTCCTGTCTGGAATGATAGGATTTTTTGGGTTTCAACATTACAAAAAATCGCATTTCCTGTCCTGAATCATTTGGCAAGAGGATCACTTAGGAAAAACATGCCTTTTGAATCTAAAAGTACTGACGGACAGAAATTTGTTTATCTTGAAGCTTTTGCTCGTGTTTTCAATGGAATTGCACCATGGTTGGAATTGGGTGCAGACACTTCCGAGGAAGGTCAGGTCCGTGAAAAATATATCAAATTGACATTAAAAGCTATTTCAAATGCGGTTAATCCAAACAGCAATGATTACATTTTTGTAGTTGAACCTAAACAGTCTTTAGTTGATGTTGCTTTATTTGCTCAAGGATTGCTCAGGGCCAAAAATCAAATTTGGCTTAATTTACCTATGGATATTCAGGCCAGAATTATCCGTGAACTTAAAAATACTAGAATTATAGCGCCTTATGAAAATCATTGGCTATTGTACACTTCAATGATTGAGGCTGCACTATTGGAATTTACAGGTGAATGCGATAAGGAAAGACTAACCTATGCAATTTCCAAATTCCGTGATGAATTATACATTGGAGACGGAATCTATTCTGATGGTGAAGACTTTGAAGCGGGTTACTTTAACAGTTTGGTCATACACCCAATGTTAAATGATATTTTAAAAGTTATGAGAAAATACAGTCTTCGTGATGGCGAGTTTCTGGATGTTCAACTGATGAGATCTTCAAGATTGTCCTCTCAATTGGAAAGAATGATTTCACCTGAAGGAACCTACCCGTTAATCGGCCCATCATTGTCATACCGTTGTGGCGTATTCCATTTGCTTTCACAGGCGGCACTATTAAAAATATTGCCAAGAAACATATCACAAAGTCAGGTCAGAGGCGCACTTACAAAAGTTATTCAAAAACAATTCACAGGTAATCAAAATTTCAACTCTGAAGGATGGTTGATTTGTGGATTGAATGGTTCTCAAATTGATATTTGTGAAAATGAGATTAATACTGGTAGCCTTTATGCATGCTGTGCAGTATTATTGCCGTTAGGTTTACCTTCTAATGACAAGTTCTGGACAGAACCATTTGAAGAATGGAGCAGTCTAAAAGCATGGAACGGCCATCAAATTCAACCAGACCAATCAATTAATTTTTAA
- the rfbB gene encoding dTDP-glucose 4,6-dehydratase — translation MTNILVTGGAGFIGSNFVRYMVNKYSDYHIINLDALTYCGNLENLKDIEDKDNYTFVKGDIRDKDVVDELVKKSDYVINFAAESHVDRSITDPEIFIKSNVLGTQVLLNAANEYGIDKYIQISTDEVYGTLGKTGYFTETTPLQPNSPYSASKAGGDLITRAYFETFDLPINITRCSNNYGPYQFPEKLIPLMISNTLEDKKLPIYGDGKNIRDWLHVHDHCTAIDLVLHEGRLGEVYNIGGNNEKENIYIVKLILETLGKDESLIEFVTDRLGHDRRYAIDSTKIQDELGWNPDYTFEVGIKETIQWYLDNQDWTNQVKSGQYQEYYEKMYANR, via the coding sequence ATGACAAATATTTTAGTTACAGGTGGAGCAGGTTTTATCGGAAGCAATTTTGTAAGGTATATGGTTAACAAATATTCCGATTATCATATTATCAATCTTGATGCATTAACATACTGCGGAAATCTTGAAAACTTAAAAGACATTGAGGATAAGGACAACTACACTTTCGTTAAGGGAGACATCCGCGATAAGGATGTAGTTGACGAGCTTGTTAAAAAATCAGATTATGTAATTAATTTTGCCGCTGAAAGTCACGTCGACAGAAGCATTACCGATCCGGAAATTTTCATAAAATCCAATGTTCTGGGCACTCAGGTGCTTTTGAATGCCGCCAATGAGTATGGCATTGACAAGTACATTCAGATTTCCACAGATGAGGTTTACGGTACTTTGGGCAAAACCGGTTACTTTACAGAAACCACTCCTTTGCAACCTAACAGTCCATATTCAGCTTCCAAGGCAGGTGGTGACTTGATTACAAGGGCATACTTTGAAACCTTTGACTTGCCTATTAACATCACTCGCTGTTCCAACAATTACGGTCCGTATCAGTTCCCGGAAAAACTGATACCTCTTATGATATCCAACACTTTGGAGGATAAGAAACTGCCGATTTACGGTGACGGTAAAAACATCAGGGACTGGCTGCATGTCCATGACCACTGTACTGCAATAGATCTGGTCCTGCATGAAGGTAGGCTCGGTGAGGTCTACAACATCGGAGGAAACAATGAAAAAGAGAATATCTACATTGTAAAACTGATATTGGAAACATTGGGCAAGGATGAATCATTGATTGAATTTGTCACCGATCGTTTAGGCCATGACCGCCGTTATGCTATTGATTCAACTAAAATTCAGGATGAATTAGGTTGGAATCCCGACTATACTTTTGAAGTTGGTATTAAAGAGACTATCCAATGGTATCTGGACAACCAGGACTGGACAAACCAGGTTAAAAGCGGCCAGTATCAGGAATATTATGAAAAGATGTATGCGAATAGATAG
- the rfbA gene encoding glucose-1-phosphate thymidylyltransferase RfbA — MKGIVLAGGSGTRLYPITKAVSKQLLPLYDKPMIYYPISVLMLAGIKEILIISTPRDLPMYKDLLGDGSNLGITFEYAVQENPNGLAEAFIIGEDFIGDDNVALILGDNIFHGHRFTEILKRATNLEEGAVIFGYYTNNPEAFGVVEFDDDWNVLSIEEKPEKPKSNYIVPGLYFYDNDVIEIAKNVKPSDRGEVEITSINEEYLNRGKLKVELLGRGMAWLDTGTHEGLLEAANFIETVQKRQSLYIACLEEIAYLKGYIDDEVLLKTAEELKKTDYGQYLFNLVKR; from the coding sequence ATGAAAGGTATAGTACTTGCAGGTGGTTCTGGAACACGCTTGTATCCAATTACAAAAGCGGTTTCAAAGCAGTTATTGCCACTTTACGATAAACCAATGATTTATTATCCTATTTCTGTGTTAATGCTTGCAGGAATCAAGGAAATTTTAATTATTTCCACTCCTAGGGATTTACCGATGTATAAGGATCTTTTGGGTGACGGATCAAATCTTGGAATAACATTCGAATATGCCGTTCAGGAAAATCCGAACGGTCTTGCAGAGGCATTCATCATAGGTGAAGACTTCATTGGTGATGACAATGTTGCGCTGATTTTAGGCGACAACATTTTCCATGGTCACAGATTTACAGAAATACTTAAAAGAGCAACCAATCTTGAAGAAGGAGCTGTCATATTCGGATATTACACCAACAATCCCGAAGCGTTTGGTGTAGTTGAATTTGACGATGACTGGAATGTTTTATCAATTGAGGAAAAACCCGAAAAGCCAAAATCAAATTATATCGTGCCGGGACTCTATTTCTATGACAATGATGTAATTGAAATTGCAAAAAACGTCAAGCCTTCCGACAGGGGAGAAGTTGAAATCACCTCTATCAATGAGGAATATCTTAACCGTGGAAAGCTTAAGGTTGAGCTTTTGGGAAGAGGTATGGCATGGCTTGATACAGGGACCCATGAGGGACTGCTTGAAGCGGCTAATTTCATAGAAACCGTCCAGAAAAGGCAAAGCCTATACATTGCATGTCTTGAAGAGATAGCATATCTTAAGGGATACATTGATGATGAAGTACTATTGAAAACAGCTGAAGAGCTTAAAAAGACTGATTACGGACAATATTTATTTAATTTAGTTAAAAGATGA
- the rfbC gene encoding dTDP-4-dehydrorhamnose 3,5-epimerase translates to MGKFKFSETGIEGMFVVEPTVFEDNRGYFMETFQENDFKEAGHDLTFVQDNQSKSSRGVLRGLHLQLNYPQGKLVRVIKGEVFDVGVDLRADSPTYGKWYGEILSEDNKKQLYIPPKFAHGFLVLSDEAEFLYKCTEFYHGEDESGIMWDDSDIGIDWPLDGIDEIILSDKDKEWKSFKEANIRYE, encoded by the coding sequence ATGGGTAAATTTAAATTTAGTGAAACCGGAATAGAGGGCATGTTTGTTGTTGAACCTACAGTTTTTGAAGACAACAGAGGATATTTCATGGAAACCTTCCAGGAAAATGACTTTAAAGAGGCCGGTCATGATTTGACCTTTGTTCAGGACAATCAATCAAAATCCTCTAGAGGAGTATTGAGGGGTCTGCATTTGCAACTCAACTATCCTCAGGGAAAACTGGTTCGTGTAATTAAAGGGGAAGTTTTTGATGTTGGAGTTGATTTGAGGGCCGATTCACCGACTTACGGTAAATGGTATGGTGAAATACTGTCTGAAGACAACAAAAAGCAGTTATATATTCCACCGAAGTTTGCCCATGGATTTTTGGTATTGTCTGATGAGGCTGAATTTTTATATAAATGCACAGAATTCTATCATGGTGAGGATGAATCAGGCATAATGTGGGATGATTCAGATATTGGCATTGACTGGCCATTGGATGGGATTGATGAGATTATATTATCCGATAAGGATAAAGAATGGAAAAGCTTTAAGGAAGCCAATATCAGATATGAGTGA
- the rfbD gene encoding dTDP-4-dehydrorhamnose reductase: MKILITGSNGMLGHDLTEVLKDNHELILTTSKTLDITNKDQVFEVICDAEPDVVINSAAYTDVDGCEENQDLAYSVNGEGVKNLALACKEVDCALVHISTDYIFNGKNDRPWVEDDEIGPISVYGKSKLKGEEAILETLDKYFIVRTAWLYGINGKNFPKTMLELAKNHSEITVVYDEVGTPTYTPDLAYGISELIETDYYGIYHLTNSGNCSWCEFARYIFEVADKDVKVVPVTASEFARPAPRPSYSVLENKNWVDKGFKPLRSYKEAIKEYVELIK; encoded by the coding sequence ATGAAGATTTTGATTACCGGTTCCAATGGAATGTTAGGGCATGATTTGACTGAAGTTTTAAAGGATAATCATGAATTGATTCTTACAACTTCAAAAACATTGGATATTACAAATAAAGACCAGGTTTTTGAGGTTATCTGTGATGCCGAACCTGATGTTGTCATCAATTCTGCAGCTTATACTGATGTTGATGGCTGTGAGGAAAATCAGGACCTTGCCTATTCGGTAAACGGTGAAGGTGTTAAAAACCTGGCCCTTGCATGTAAGGAGGTCGACTGTGCCCTGGTGCATATAAGTACCGATTATATTTTCAATGGAAAAAATGACAGGCCATGGGTAGAGGATGATGAAATCGGCCCGATCAGCGTTTACGGAAAAAGTAAGCTCAAGGGTGAAGAGGCTATTTTGGAAACGCTAGACAAGTATTTCATTGTAAGGACTGCATGGCTGTATGGAATCAACGGTAAAAATTTCCCAAAGACCATGCTTGAATTGGCCAAAAACCATTCGGAAATTACTGTTGTTTATGATGAGGTTGGAACACCGACTTACACTCCTGATCTTGCTTATGGAATTTCTGAGTTAATTGAAACTGATTATTATGGAATTTACCATCTCACCAATTCAGGAAACTGCTCATGGTGTGAATTTGCAAGATACATCTTTGAGGTTGCAGACAAGGACGTTAAGGTCGTTCCGGTTACAGCATCTGAATTTGCAAGACCTGCACCAAGACCTAGCTATTCAGTTTTGGAAAATAAGAATTGGGTTGACAAAGGCTTTAAGCCATTGAGAAGTTATAAGGAAGCAATTAAGGAATATGTTGAGTTGATAAAATGA
- a CDS encoding 3-isopropylmalate dehydratase small subunit has translation MKGKAWKFGNDIDTDIIVPGRYLIYTDEETLSKHCMEGLDPDFYKKCNEGDFIVAGKNFGCGSSREHAPIALKGVGVAAVIAESFARIFYRNATNVGVPLLEAPGISKLIEDGEEISVDMENATITSQSGEVIKFKKLPPFMLEILNQGGLIEYLKNK, from the coding sequence ATGAAAGGTAAAGCATGGAAATTTGGAAACGATATTGACACAGACATCATAGTTCCCGGAAGATACTTAATCTATACCGATGAGGAAACCCTATCCAAGCATTGCATGGAAGGTCTTGACCCAGACTTTTACAAGAAATGCAATGAGGGGGACTTTATTGTTGCCGGAAAAAACTTCGGATGCGGATCCTCCCGTGAACATGCCCCGATTGCACTTAAAGGTGTGGGCGTTGCAGCAGTTATTGCCGAGTCCTTTGCAAGAATATTTTATCGTAATGCGACAAATGTCGGAGTTCCCCTTTTGGAAGCTCCGGGAATTAGCAAACTTATAGAAGATGGTGAAGAGATTAGTGTAGATATGGAAAATGCTACAATAACCTCACAGAGTGGAGAAGTCATCAAATTTAAAAAGTTACCTCCATTCATGTTAGAGATTTTAAATCAAGGTGGTTTGATTGAGTACCTCAAAAACAAATAG
- a CDS encoding CDP-glycerol glycerophosphotransferase family protein — protein sequence MSYFKHKLYGLIFKLFGKSDVKDNRISFIIDSGQSFKGNLDYIKKEFEKRGDFEFHFFYKDKLSIDSFKKLSGSKFIFLNDNFFPLAFMKFKSENTIVQLWHAPGASKKFGGSVDIESREILGKISDKTDYLIVTSKKIVDYYSEAFQIEKSKIKPLGLPRMDYYFENHDLNKLKEDFCRKHNISQDKKIILYAPTFRDEEKYNNVFDYLDLDKFNRELSSEYVLALRLHPKIKNFYKDDISSKGKYVDVSDFESEQELMMISDVLITDYSSIMIEYSALNKPTVFFTYDLEDYLANERGFYYDFKTTVPGPIVFTSDELIDVIKNGSFDKSKISEFVKTQFDEIDGRSSQRIVDYLLNNG from the coding sequence ATGTCATATTTTAAACATAAGCTCTACGGTTTAATTTTTAAACTGTTCGGAAAGTCTGACGTAAAGGACAATAGGATTTCTTTTATAATCGATTCCGGACAATCATTTAAAGGAAACCTGGACTACATTAAAAAGGAATTTGAAAAAAGAGGAGACTTTGAATTTCACTTTTTTTATAAGGATAAGTTATCAATTGACAGTTTCAAAAAGTTATCCGGCTCCAAGTTCATATTTTTAAATGATAACTTCTTTCCGTTGGCGTTCATGAAATTTAAGAGTGAAAATACAATAGTCCAATTATGGCACGCTCCGGGAGCTTCAAAGAAATTTGGAGGATCAGTCGATATTGAAAGTAGGGAAATTTTAGGAAAAATCTCCGATAAGACTGATTATTTGATTGTCACTTCAAAAAAGATTGTAGATTATTATAGTGAAGCTTTCCAAATTGAAAAATCCAAAATCAAGCCATTGGGCCTTCCCAGAATGGATTATTATTTTGAAAATCATGATTTAAATAAATTGAAGGAAGATTTCTGCAGAAAACACAACATTTCCCAAGACAAGAAAATCATTCTTTACGCTCCAACCTTCAGGGATGAGGAAAAATACAATAACGTCTTTGATTATTTGGATTTGGATAAATTTAATCGGGAACTGTCAAGCGAATATGTCCTGGCATTGAGGCTGCATCCTAAGATTAAAAATTTCTATAAGGATGACATTTCCTCAAAGGGTAAATATGTCGATGTAAGTGATTTTGAATCCGAACAGGAGCTGATGATGATAAGTGACGTTTTAATCACTGATTACTCCTCAATCATGATTGAATATTCCGCTTTAAACAAGCCTACAGTATTTTTCACCTATGATTTGGAGGATTATTTGGCTAATGAACGTGGATTCTACTATGATTTTAAGACAACCGTTCCAGGACCTATAGTTTTTACATCAGATGAGTTGATTGATGTAATCAAAAATGGAAGCTTCGATAAAAGCAAAATATCAGAGTTTGTAAAGACACAATTTGATGAAATTGACGGTCGTTCATCTCAAAGGATTGTCGATTATCTATTAAATAATGGATGA
- a CDS encoding isocitrate/isopropylmalate family dehydrogenase: MSTSKTNSYRIAVVPGDGIGKEVMKATLDVLDSLDIDFEYVHGEAGDECLEKTGTALPEETLDIIRECDACLFGAAGETAADVIVKIRQEMKMFANLRPVKAYPNTNSLCDNIDFMIVRENTEGMYIADEESYTDEGAIARRIITREAEKRIINYAFKYAQDNNKSKVTAVHKANVLKKTDGLFKEIFYEVAKDYPDIATEDFYVDATAMYLITQPESFEVIVTTNLFGDILSDEGAGLVGGLGLIPSANIGEDGALFEPVHGSAPDIAGQNKANPIAMMLSAIMMLRYLGENEAADKFESAILKVLNDANILTGDLGGSATTAELTEAVKNNL, translated from the coding sequence TTGAGTACCTCAAAAACAAATAGTTACAGAATTGCAGTTGTTCCGGGAGACGGAATTGGAAAGGAAGTAATGAAAGCGACACTGGACGTTTTGGATTCCCTGGACATTGACTTTGAGTATGTCCACGGTGAAGCCGGTGACGAATGCCTTGAAAAAACCGGGACTGCACTGCCTGAAGAAACATTAGACATCATTAGAGAGTGTGATGCGTGTCTCTTTGGTGCGGCTGGTGAAACTGCAGCGGACGTTATCGTTAAAATAAGACAAGAAATGAAAATGTTTGCTAATTTAAGACCTGTTAAAGCTTATCCTAATACAAACTCATTATGTGATAACATTGACTTTATGATTGTTCGTGAAAATACCGAAGGTATGTACATTGCCGATGAGGAGTCATATACCGATGAAGGGGCGATAGCAAGACGTATCATCACTCGTGAAGCTGAAAAACGCATAATAAACTATGCATTCAAATATGCACAGGACAACAACAAGAGTAAAGTTACCGCAGTTCATAAGGCCAATGTGTTGAAAAAGACAGACGGATTGTTTAAAGAAATTTTCTATGAAGTTGCAAAGGATTATCCTGACATTGCAACCGAGGACTTTTACGTTGATGCAACTGCAATGTACCTGATTACACAGCCTGAAAGCTTTGAGGTGATTGTAACCACAAACCTTTTCGGAGACATACTGTCTGATGAAGGGGCTGGACTTGTTGGAGGACTTGGTCTGATTCCATCTGCCAACATTGGTGAAGATGGAGCGTTGTTTGAACCTGTCCATGGTTCCGCACCGGACATTGCAGGTCAAAATAAGGCTAATCCGATAGCTATGATGTTATCAGCTATAATGATGTTAAGGTATTTAGGTGAAAACGAAGCTGCAGACAAATTCGAATCTGCAATTTTAAAAGTATTAAATGATGCTAATATTTTAACCGGTGATCTTGGAGGTTCGGCCACAACAGCCGAACTGACCGAGGCGGTTAAAAATAACTTATAA